In Candidatus Riesia pediculicola, the following are encoded in one genomic region:
- a CDS encoding class II fumarate hydratase, which produces MSLSSKKNFSKNHEESEMILKDRSENSIYFEKIPSILIRSIALIKKVAAQVNYSFKILDRKKSLAIVEAAEEIISGKHEEKFSLTVWQMGSGTQTNMNVNQVIADRANQILLSKDRSCFIQLVHPIDHVNRGQSSNDVFLSAMHIASFLSIKKNLLNSIEILKNTFKKKSKDFYKVIKVGRTHLQDAVPITLGQEISAWSTSLSSHLKDLKKIIPDLLELPIGGTAVGTGINSFPNFDKMMVNQISNSLNTDFFVSINKFESISTCRAIISVHSILKCLAISMMKITNDIKILASGPRCGIGEIFIPNHEIGSSIMPGKMNPTQCEVMNMICAQVLGNDVSINFGGSLGILELNTFRPMIINNFLQSIRILSEGISNFDKYCASGIQPNYKRINEFLKKSLMLATILNEKIGYDRSAKIVKKAYEEDITLFEANQKLGYLTEEEFLDWIDPKKMI; this is translated from the coding sequence ATGTCATTAAGTTCAAAAAAAAATTTTTCTAAAAATCATGAAGAATCTGAAATGATCTTGAAAGATCGTTCAGAAAATTCTATTTATTTCGAGAAAATTCCGAGCATTTTAATTCGTTCGATAGCATTAATTAAAAAAGTTGCGGCTCAGGTTAATTATTCTTTTAAAATTTTAGACCGAAAGAAATCTTTAGCAATTGTTGAAGCTGCAGAAGAAATTATTTCAGGAAAGCATGAAGAAAAATTTTCTTTAACGGTCTGGCAAATGGGTTCCGGAACTCAAACTAACATGAATGTAAACCAAGTGATAGCTGATCGAGCTAATCAAATCTTGTTATCGAAAGATCGATCTTGTTTTATACAATTAGTTCATCCGATTGATCATGTGAATAGAGGACAAAGTTCCAATGATGTATTCTTAAGTGCTATGCATATTGCATCTTTCTTATCTATTAAAAAAAATTTATTGAATTCGATAGAAATCTTAAAAAATACCTTCAAAAAGAAATCGAAAGATTTCTATAAAGTTATCAAGGTAGGACGTACTCATCTTCAAGATGCAGTTCCCATAACTTTAGGACAAGAGATATCAGCTTGGTCGACTTCTTTATCCAGTCATCTGAAAGATTTGAAGAAAATTATTCCAGATTTACTCGAACTTCCAATCGGAGGAACTGCAGTCGGAACTGGAATCAATTCTTTTCCTAATTTCGATAAGATGATGGTAAATCAGATTTCTAATTCTTTGAATACAGATTTTTTCGTCTCTATAAATAAGTTCGAATCGATATCGACATGTAGAGCGATAATTAGCGTTCATAGTATTTTGAAATGTTTAGCAATATCTATGATGAAAATAACTAATGATATTAAGATTCTTGCTTCCGGTCCAAGATGTGGAATAGGGGAAATTTTCATTCCGAATCATGAAATAGGAAGCTCCATCATGCCTGGAAAGATGAATCCTACTCAATGTGAAGTGATGAACATGATATGTGCTCAAGTTCTAGGAAACGATGTATCAATTAATTTTGGAGGATCTTTAGGAATTTTAGAACTGAACACATTTCGTCCGATGATCATAAATAATTTCTTGCAATCTATTCGGATATTGTCCGAAGGTATATCAAATTTTGATAAATATTGCGCTTCCGGAATTCAACCAAATTACAAAAGAATAAATGAATTTTTGAAAAAGTCTTTGATGTTAGCTACCATTTTAAATGAAAAAATTGGATATGACCGATCTGCTAAAATAGTAAAGAAGGCTTATGAGGAGGATATCACCTTATTCGAAGCAAATCAAAAATTAGGATATCTTACAGAAGAAGAATTTTTGGATTGGATTGACCCAAAAAAGATGATTTAA
- the pfkA gene encoding 6-phosphofructokinase, translating to MMNRGKIKRIGILTSGGDAPGMNAAIRSVVKMSISQGLEIYGIHDGYMGLYENRIEKLNNGLVSDIISKGGTFLGSARFPEFKRSEEIRNQAVNNMKKNGIDALIVIGGDGSYRGAKKIIDYGFPCIGIPGTIDNDVAGTDYTIGYFTALNTIVEAIDRLRDTSTSHKRISIVEIMGRYCGDLTLSATIAGGCEFVVLPEIPFDKKKLLEEIKYGLLKGGGRHAIVAITEYIYDVNKLAKHIEKETGHETRATILGHVQRGGKPVACDRVLASRMGAYSVELLLKGYGSHCIGIRNDQLIYQEISEALEGTKKRFKYDWLKIIKMLNWSENSYR from the coding sequence ATGATGAATCGAGGAAAAATAAAAAGAATAGGAATTTTAACAAGTGGAGGAGATGCGCCTGGAATGAACGCTGCGATTCGAAGCGTAGTTAAGATGAGTATCTCTCAAGGTTTAGAAATATATGGAATTCATGATGGTTACATGGGTCTTTATGAGAATAGGATTGAAAAGTTAAATAATGGATTAGTTTCAGATATTATTAGTAAAGGAGGAACATTTTTAGGATCAGCTCGATTTCCTGAATTTAAAAGAAGCGAAGAAATCCGAAATCAAGCAGTAAATAACATGAAAAAAAATGGAATAGATGCTTTGATTGTTATAGGAGGAGATGGATCATATAGAGGTGCAAAAAAAATCATTGATTATGGTTTTCCTTGCATTGGAATTCCTGGAACCATCGATAATGATGTTGCTGGAACCGATTATACTATAGGATATTTCACTGCTCTTAATACTATAGTAGAAGCCATAGATCGACTAAGAGATACTTCTACTTCACATAAAAGAATATCTATCGTTGAAATAATGGGACGATATTGCGGAGATCTCACTTTATCTGCAACCATTGCTGGAGGTTGCGAGTTTGTAGTTTTGCCAGAAATTCCATTCGATAAAAAAAAACTATTAGAAGAAATCAAATATGGTCTTTTAAAAGGAGGAGGAAGACATGCAATTGTTGCAATTACGGAATATATATACGACGTAAATAAATTGGCCAAACATATCGAAAAAGAAACTGGTCATGAAACAAGAGCTACGATACTCGGGCATGTTCAAAGAGGAGGAAAACCAGTAGCATGTGATCGAGTTCTTGCATCTAGAATGGGAGCATATTCTGTGGAACTTCTTTTGAAGGGATATGGAAGTCATTGCATTGGTATTCGAAATGATCAATTAATCTATCAGGAAATTTCTGAAGCATTAGAAGGAACGAAAAAAAGATTCAAATACGATTGGTTGAAAATTATTAAGATGTTAAACTGGTCAGAAAACTCGTATCGATAA
- the trmD gene encoding tRNA (guanosine(37)-N1)-methyltransferase TrmD translates to MKIGIISLFPEMFSSTIKFGIIHKAIKKRFLKLYFYDLKSQVDTYRKSIDDRPYGGGYGTIVMASPVIRSIYSAKKKLGKNSKVLYLSPQGKILDQNSIRKFLKEEVLLLVCGRYRGIDERIIENEIHEEWSIGNYILSCGEFAAMVILDAIARLIPGVTNCYKSTEKDSFSKGLLDHPHYTRPKTIGGLDIPSVLLSGNHKKIEIWREKQSLGQTWLKRPELLKKIHLTQRQRYLLNLFQKEYKRKSR, encoded by the coding sequence ATGAAAATCGGCATCATTAGTTTGTTTCCGGAAATGTTTTCTTCAACTATTAAGTTTGGAATTATCCATAAGGCTATCAAGAAACGATTTTTAAAGTTATATTTTTATGACCTTAAAAGTCAAGTCGACACGTATAGAAAAAGCATCGATGATCGTCCATATGGAGGAGGATATGGAACGATAGTTATGGCCAGCCCGGTTATTAGGTCAATATATTCTGCTAAAAAGAAATTGGGAAAAAATTCGAAAGTTTTGTATCTTTCTCCTCAAGGAAAAATTCTTGATCAGAATAGCATTCGAAAATTTTTAAAAGAAGAGGTTCTTCTGTTAGTTTGTGGGAGATATCGTGGAATAGATGAAAGAATCATTGAAAATGAAATTCATGAAGAATGGTCGATCGGAAATTACATTCTAAGTTGTGGAGAATTTGCGGCAATGGTGATTCTCGATGCTATAGCAAGATTGATTCCTGGAGTTACAAATTGTTATAAGTCAACAGAGAAAGACTCCTTTTCAAAAGGGCTTTTAGACCATCCACATTACACTCGACCAAAAACAATAGGAGGATTGGATATACCTTCTGTTTTACTTTCTGGAAACCATAAAAAAATTGAAATTTGGAGAGAAAAACAATCTCTCGGACAAACTTGGTTAAAAAGACCAGAACTTTTAAAAAAAATTCATCTTACTCAAAGACAAAGATATCTATTAAACTTATTTCAAAAAGAGTATAAAAGAAAAAGTCGTTAG
- the mutY gene encoding A/G-specific adenine glycosylase has product MNDMNDKNEKIFSRRVVQWYLSTKRRSLPWTQNRSIYNVWISEIMLQQTRVSTVIPYYNRFVKRFPNVQSIVDSNMDEILYYWSGLGYYARARNIYETARRVVKDFKGVFPLDFQTISSFPGIGRSTAGAILSISENLSFPVLDGNVRRVLIRFFGLKGIKSQIEKELWSIVDRLVPKVDSRIFNQGMMDLGSEICLPLKSPICQDCPLEKDCFSRNMKLIKPESSIFHDRKNRYLKEKEVQLLILIKKDRFFLKKVLKGRIWRGLYIFPEFYSTDQLRLFLKKFDLIYPKDQIIKMKPILHSFSHIKLKIFPTKITIRKRNDQFSEHIKKHGIWYDMSGKQKIGIPKPIYSLMKEIINFSNSKKSF; this is encoded by the coding sequence ATGAACGATATGAACGATAAGAATGAAAAAATCTTTTCAAGAAGAGTTGTTCAATGGTACCTCTCCACAAAAAGGAGATCTTTGCCATGGACTCAAAATCGATCGATCTATAACGTATGGATATCTGAGATTATGTTGCAACAAACTAGGGTATCCACTGTGATTCCTTACTATAATCGATTTGTGAAAAGATTTCCAAACGTTCAATCAATAGTCGATTCGAATATGGACGAAATTTTATATTACTGGTCTGGATTAGGTTATTATGCAAGAGCTAGAAATATATATGAAACAGCAAGAAGAGTTGTTAAAGATTTCAAAGGAGTTTTTCCGTTAGATTTTCAAACGATTTCTTCGTTTCCTGGGATAGGAAGATCAACTGCTGGAGCAATTTTATCTATTTCAGAAAACCTATCTTTTCCTGTTTTAGATGGAAATGTAAGAAGAGTTTTAATTCGATTCTTCGGACTGAAAGGTATTAAAAGTCAAATTGAAAAAGAGTTATGGAGTATCGTAGATCGTTTAGTTCCAAAAGTTGATTCCAGAATATTCAATCAGGGTATGATGGATTTAGGTTCTGAAATTTGTTTACCATTGAAGTCTCCTATCTGCCAAGATTGTCCTCTGGAAAAGGATTGTTTCTCCAGAAATATGAAATTGATAAAACCAGAATCGTCTATTTTTCATGATAGAAAAAATCGCTATTTAAAGGAAAAAGAAGTTCAACTATTAATATTGATAAAAAAAGATCGATTCTTCTTAAAGAAAGTTTTAAAAGGGAGGATCTGGCGGGGATTATATATTTTTCCAGAATTTTATTCAACAGATCAATTGAGATTGTTTTTAAAAAAGTTCGATCTTATTTATCCAAAAGATCAAATAATAAAAATGAAACCTATTCTACATAGTTTTAGCCACATCAAATTAAAAATTTTTCCGACAAAAATTACGATAAGAAAAAGAAATGATCAATTTTCAGAACACATAAAAAAACATGGAATATGGTATGATATGAGTGGTAAACAGAAGATTGGCATTCCAAAACCGATATATTCCTTAATGAAGGAAATCATCAATTTTTCAAATTCAAAAAAATCTTTCTGA
- the ispD gene encoding 2-C-methyl-D-erythritol 4-phosphate cytidylyltransferase has protein sequence MLKKRSEIAVIIPAAGNGTRTKLGFPKQYYKIGGKTVIEHTISIFLHHPEIFKIVVSVGKDDYYFKDLKVFRNPSVEVVFGGRKRVHSVLSGLDYFLKKSYFHLSRSIWVIIHDASRPFLRQSDLKKVINFILKNKGSKACGGILAHPVVDTIKQNMRGDRSEIKQTIDRTNLWNAVTPQFFPLYLIRKCILYSLFKKALITDEASALEFCGYHPKILLGRSDNLKITSKEDLKLARFYLKI, from the coding sequence ATGTTGAAGAAAAGATCAGAAATAGCAGTTATTATTCCTGCAGCAGGAAATGGTACGCGAACAAAATTAGGATTTCCCAAACAATATTATAAAATTGGAGGGAAAACCGTTATTGAACATACAATCTCTATCTTCCTTCATCATCCAGAAATTTTTAAAATAGTAGTATCTGTTGGGAAAGATGATTATTATTTCAAAGATTTAAAAGTTTTTAGAAATCCCTCTGTTGAGGTGGTCTTCGGAGGAAGAAAAAGAGTGCATTCTGTTTTATCTGGATTAGATTATTTTTTAAAAAAATCGTATTTTCATTTATCTAGATCGATTTGGGTCATCATACATGATGCTTCCAGACCATTTTTAAGACAATCTGATTTAAAAAAGGTAATCAATTTTATCTTAAAAAATAAAGGATCCAAAGCTTGTGGAGGAATTTTGGCTCATCCGGTCGTTGATACAATTAAACAAAATATGAGGGGAGATCGAAGTGAAATTAAACAAACTATCGATAGAACCAATTTATGGAACGCTGTAACTCCTCAGTTTTTTCCGTTGTATCTTATACGAAAATGTATTTTATATTCCTTATTTAAAAAAGCTCTTATTACAGACGAAGCTTCAGCACTCGAGTTTTGTGGATATCATCCAAAAATTTTGTTGGGTAGATCGGACAATTTAAAGATTACTTCAAAAGAAGACTTAAAGTTAGCAAGATTCTATCTAAAAATTTGA
- a CDS encoding signal recognition particle protein, translated as MFENISKSFLDLFKTIRDRGIFKKKFLKHHLDKIKTLLIDSDVSVMVVKKILQKIEKEILKSKIEESFDPSGDFIEIVRKTLLQIIGEKEFNLFDFSKRNHLIILLVGSKGSGKTTTASKIGRVLRKKYNKKVLLASTDTGRPAAFDQLKQLSEYSKVDFFEVNSKKSRSSFDLAKFSIARFKSERYDTLIVDTEGCMHTDLEKLDEIQKIHKIVNPSDTFFVIDSMVGQDAIHSSRTFNKKFPLDGIILTKMDGDSRGGCALSVKEVTGKPIAFLGTGEHISLIEPFHPKKIISKILGTEHTFHIMKDMKKNFSINIKKKLFQKKSDFYKFDLEDFLEQLNYMKNIDNLKKIVRKIPYLRQSVDNLIRSDIDESLLSKMKAIIQSMTHEERKNPEIIKSSRKRRISLGSGTKVQEINFLLKRFQEVKKMMNNFKKNKKFFNFF; from the coding sequence ATGTTCGAAAATATTAGTAAGAGCTTTCTAGATCTTTTTAAAACAATTCGAGATCGAGGAATTTTCAAAAAGAAATTTTTAAAACATCATCTTGATAAGATCAAGACTTTGTTAATTGATTCAGATGTATCCGTAATGGTAGTCAAGAAAATTCTTCAAAAAATCGAAAAAGAAATTTTAAAAAGTAAGATAGAAGAAAGTTTCGATCCTAGCGGAGATTTTATTGAAATTGTACGAAAAACGCTTCTTCAAATCATAGGAGAAAAAGAATTTAATTTATTCGATTTTTCAAAGAGAAATCATCTAATCATACTGTTGGTCGGCTCAAAGGGTTCTGGTAAAACAACTACGGCTTCCAAGATTGGAAGGGTATTGAGAAAAAAATACAATAAAAAAGTTCTCTTGGCATCTACTGACACAGGTCGGCCTGCAGCCTTTGACCAGCTTAAACAACTTTCAGAATACTCTAAAGTAGATTTTTTTGAAGTTAATTCTAAAAAATCAAGAAGTTCTTTTGATTTAGCTAAGTTTTCTATCGCTCGATTCAAATCAGAACGTTATGATACGTTGATTGTGGATACTGAAGGATGTATGCATACTGATCTTGAGAAATTAGACGAAATTCAAAAAATCCATAAAATTGTTAATCCCTCTGATACGTTTTTCGTTATCGATTCTATGGTAGGTCAAGATGCAATTCATTCTTCTAGAACATTTAATAAAAAATTTCCTTTGGATGGAATCATTCTTACAAAAATGGATGGAGATTCGAGAGGAGGATGTGCGTTATCGGTCAAAGAAGTAACTGGAAAACCGATTGCTTTTTTAGGAACTGGAGAACACATCTCATTGATAGAACCATTTCATCCTAAAAAAATAATTTCAAAAATCTTGGGAACAGAACATACATTTCATATCATGAAAGATATGAAAAAAAATTTTTCTATCAATATCAAGAAAAAGCTTTTTCAAAAAAAATCAGACTTTTATAAATTTGACTTAGAAGATTTTTTAGAACAGTTGAATTATATGAAAAATATTGACAACTTAAAAAAAATAGTGAGAAAAATTCCTTATCTAAGACAAAGTGTAGACAATCTTATTAGATCAGATATAGATGAATCTCTACTAAGCAAAATGAAAGCAATTATTCAATCTATGACTCATGAAGAAAGAAAAAATCCAGAAATAATTAAGAGTTCTAGAAAAAGAAGAATTTCTCTTGGATCCGGAACAAAAGTTCAAGAGATTAACTTTCTTTTAAAGAGATTTCAAGAAGTCAAAAAAATGATGAACAATTTTAAGAAAAACAAAAAATTCTTTAATTTTTTTTAA
- a CDS encoding oxidative damage protection protein has translation MKLIYCKFFKKKMPQLESQPFPGKLGKRIFYEISKEAWNFWIVQQTILINEKNIDVSSKENREFLMKKMEDFFFLK, from the coding sequence ATGAAACTTATATATTGTAAATTTTTTAAAAAGAAGATGCCTCAATTAGAGAGTCAGCCATTTCCAGGAAAACTAGGAAAACGCATTTTCTACGAAATCTCAAAAGAAGCTTGGAACTTTTGGATAGTTCAGCAAACTATCTTAATTAATGAAAAAAATATAGATGTTTCTTCAAAAGAAAATAGAGAATTTCTCATGAAAAAAATGGAAGATTTTTTTTTCTTGAAATAA
- the bioH gene encoding pimeloyl-ACP methyl ester esterase BioH → MQKKLSWKTVGFGKQNIVLIHGFGFNSEVWKNTIHQEDRNFRFHLIDLPGHGCNHQVLIESVDQVIEKIWENSPKRAIWLGWSLGGLIASEIALRYKDQVRALITVSSSLYFIQEKKDHLLWPGITEKSLKNFKNQLSENFEETIRRFLFIQNLGSNLLKKDLKSLKNSILSYPRPNLESLSFWLNVLRKIDLRKVMSKFKKPFLRIYGEFDQIVPKSVIPLINFLIPNSQSVLIKGSSHAPFISHSEIFNKIIFYFYRNHR, encoded by the coding sequence ATGCAAAAAAAACTTTCTTGGAAAACCGTTGGATTTGGCAAACAGAATATCGTTTTGATTCATGGATTTGGTTTCAATTCTGAAGTATGGAAAAATACTATTCATCAAGAAGATAGAAATTTTCGATTTCATCTTATCGATCTTCCTGGCCATGGATGTAATCATCAGGTATTGATTGAATCTGTAGATCAAGTTATTGAAAAAATATGGGAAAATTCTCCAAAAAGAGCCATTTGGCTAGGATGGTCTTTAGGAGGATTGATTGCCTCTGAAATTGCATTAAGATATAAAGATCAAGTTCGAGCTTTGATCACAGTTTCTTCTTCTCTGTATTTTATTCAAGAAAAAAAAGATCATCTACTTTGGCCCGGAATAACAGAGAAATCCTTAAAAAATTTTAAAAACCAATTGAGCGAGAATTTTGAAGAAACAATTCGTCGATTTTTGTTCATTCAAAATCTCGGTTCGAATCTTTTAAAAAAAGATTTAAAAAGTTTGAAAAATTCTATTTTGAGTTATCCTAGACCAAATTTAGAATCTCTCTCTTTTTGGCTAAATGTTTTAAGAAAAATCGATCTTAGAAAAGTTATGTCAAAATTTAAAAAACCTTTTTTACGAATTTACGGAGAATTCGATCAGATAGTTCCAAAATCAGTGATACCTTTAATAAATTTTCTTATTCCAAATTCTCAATCTGTTTTAATCAAAGGATCATCTCATGCTCCGTTTATATCTCATTCAGAGATCTTCAACAAAATAATCTTCTATTTTTATAGAAATCATCGATAA
- the ispF gene encoding 2-C-methyl-D-erythritol 2,4-cyclodiphosphate synthase has translation MRIGHGFDIHGFIGCGPIILGGVSIPFYKGISSHSDGDVLIHSLIDSILGAASLGDIGTHFPDNDLKFRKIDSRILLRKIWKKIEKKYKIGNIDTTIVTDFPKIINYTDMMKKNISSDLSCSIRDVNIKSTTTENLGFFKKDKGIACEAVVLLRKIVSFHSS, from the coding sequence ATGCGCATCGGGCATGGTTTTGATATACATGGATTTATAGGATGTGGTCCAATTATTTTGGGAGGGGTTTCTATTCCTTTTTATAAAGGAATTTCTTCTCATTCTGATGGAGATGTTTTAATTCATTCGTTAATTGATTCAATTTTAGGAGCGGCTTCTTTAGGGGATATAGGAACGCATTTTCCGGATAATGATCTGAAATTTAGAAAAATCGATAGTCGAATTCTTCTTCGAAAGATTTGGAAAAAAATCGAAAAGAAATATAAGATCGGAAACATAGATACAACTATTGTTACAGATTTTCCAAAAATAATTAATTATACCGATATGATGAAAAAAAATATATCTTCTGATCTCTCCTGTTCTATTCGAGATGTTAATATCAAATCGACAACTACAGAAAATTTAGGATTTTTTAAAAAAGATAAGGGTATTGCTTGTGAAGCTGTTGTATTGTTGAGAAAAATCGTCAGTTTTCATTCTTCTTAA
- the rpsP gene encoding 30S ribosomal protein S16 → MVIVKLARFGKKKNPFYKIVVTDRKYVRNGCFIEKIGFFDPIFSSKKKNFLQIKMDRLQYWKDQGAIFSEKVKWIVKTMRKSDFSKT, encoded by the coding sequence ATGGTGATAGTTAAGTTAGCTAGATTCGGAAAGAAAAAAAATCCTTTCTATAAAATAGTTGTCACCGATAGAAAATATGTAAGAAATGGATGTTTTATAGAAAAAATAGGATTTTTCGATCCAATCTTTTCTTCAAAAAAAAAGAACTTTTTACAGATCAAAATGGATCGTTTGCAATATTGGAAAGATCAGGGAGCAATATTTTCAGAAAAAGTTAAATGGATCGTTAAAACTATGAGGAAATCTGATTTCTCTAAAACTTGA
- a CDS encoding RluA family pseudouridine synthase: MDPKKKVYVDQIPINKPSIRILGEKSILIKDIDLEKKIQCIPKNIPLKILHEDDSIIVIDKPYNLCVHPGTHHEKNTLMHALIYHFPILKNIPRAGIVHRLDKDTSGLMIVAKKSSIQNQMMKLFKSRKVYKEYEAIVYGNINSDGTIDKPIKRHPYERIKNFVCDFGRKAKTHYYVKEKFANFTRIILSLESGRHHQARVHMKYIGHPIVGDYLYQDRQIIRKKKNYISNLIKIDQVISRQALHARKIKILHPQFKKKVTWKSNTPEDMRNLIDLIRKNEK, encoded by the coding sequence ATGGATCCTAAAAAAAAAGTCTACGTTGATCAAATTCCAATAAATAAACCGAGTATCAGAATATTAGGAGAAAAAAGTATTCTGATCAAAGATATAGATCTAGAGAAAAAAATTCAATGCATACCAAAAAACATTCCTTTAAAAATTCTACATGAAGATGATTCGATCATAGTAATAGATAAACCTTATAATCTCTGTGTGCATCCTGGAACCCATCATGAAAAAAACACCTTAATGCATGCCTTAATATATCATTTCCCCATTTTAAAAAATATCCCAAGAGCTGGGATTGTCCATAGATTGGATAAAGATACAAGTGGATTAATGATCGTTGCTAAAAAAAGTTCTATTCAAAATCAAATGATGAAACTATTTAAATCTAGAAAAGTATATAAAGAATACGAGGCCATAGTCTATGGAAACATTAATTCCGATGGAACAATCGACAAACCTATAAAACGTCATCCTTACGAAAGAATAAAGAATTTTGTCTGCGATTTTGGAAGAAAAGCAAAAACTCATTATTATGTTAAAGAAAAATTTGCTAATTTTACTCGAATCATTTTATCATTAGAGTCAGGTAGACATCATCAAGCTCGAGTACATATGAAATATATCGGTCATCCAATTGTGGGAGATTATTTATATCAAGATAGACAAATTATTCGAAAAAAGAAAAATTATATAAGTAATCTTATTAAAATTGATCAAGTAATATCGAGACAAGCTTTACACGCTAGAAAAATCAAGATACTACATCCTCAGTTTAAAAAAAAAGTAACTTGGAAATCGAATACTCCAGAAGATATGAGAAATCTTATTGATTTAATCCGAAAAAATGAGAAGTAA
- the rplS gene encoding 50S ribosomal protein L19, whose translation MKNIIIQEIENSQIKKNVTICKSGDTVEVLSWIKENDKKRLQSFEGIVISIKNKGLQSSYTIRRVSQSEGTERMFQIHSPIVEKIIIKRLGDVRKSKLYYLRKKRGRSARIKEKIHKKKI comes from the coding sequence ATGAAAAATATCATTATTCAAGAAATAGAAAATTCACAGATAAAAAAGAATGTCACTATCTGTAAATCAGGAGATACAGTGGAAGTTTTAAGTTGGATAAAAGAAAATGACAAAAAAAGACTTCAATCATTTGAAGGTATTGTCATCTCAATTAAAAATAAAGGACTACAATCTAGTTATACAATTAGAAGAGTATCACAATCAGAAGGAACGGAAAGAATGTTTCAAATTCATTCTCCCATAGTTGAAAAGATAATAATAAAACGTTTAGGAGATGTCAGAAAATCTAAATTATATTATTTAAGAAAAAAACGTGGAAGATCAGCAAGAATAAAAGAGAAAATTCACAAAAAGAAAATTTAG